A part of Anaerohalosphaeraceae bacterium genomic DNA contains:
- a CDS encoding sodium-dependent transporter, whose translation MEREHWTSKWGVILAVAGSAVGLGNFLRFPGVAANHGGGAFMIPYFISFLLLGLPLMWIEWTIGRFGGGFEHSTAPGIFQTMWRKNRFIKYFGVIGIFGPVVIFSYYTYIESWLLGYSFFAVTGRYAACTTQEAMKSFLQGYQGLGGPDNPYFGGMGTAYLFFLLTFGLNLLIVSFGITRGIERFCKLALPLLFVIAIVLVIRVLLLGTPDPTHPERSVYNGFGFLWNPDWSALLKGRVWLAAAGQIFFTLSCGFGVILTYASYLRKQDDVALSGLTAAAANEFAEVVLGGSLVIPAAYAFLGPEGIREVAQKTFDLGFVTMPLILQKMTFGQIFGFLWFFLLFIAGVTSSISLAMPAIAFMEDEFNLTRREACLFFGIVTFVLCQPVIFFYGNGVLDEMDFWGVMVGLVVFATVEAVLFGWVFGMERAWTELHSGSDIRIPGVYRLIIKYVTPLFLMAILTTWFVQEWVDVFLMRNVAESNRPFVLITRLGLLGLFVFLCVMVWVVWRRRQEQ comes from the coding sequence TTGGAACGGGAGCATTGGACGAGCAAGTGGGGGGTGATTCTGGCGGTGGCCGGCAGTGCGGTCGGGCTGGGCAATTTTCTCCGGTTTCCGGGCGTGGCGGCCAATCACGGCGGCGGGGCGTTTATGATTCCCTATTTTATATCGTTTCTGCTGCTGGGGCTGCCGCTGATGTGGATTGAGTGGACAATCGGGCGGTTCGGAGGCGGTTTTGAGCACAGCACGGCACCGGGCATCTTCCAGACGATGTGGAGGAAGAACCGCTTCATCAAGTATTTCGGCGTGATTGGGATTTTCGGGCCGGTTGTCATTTTTTCTTATTACACCTACATTGAGTCCTGGCTGCTCGGGTATAGTTTTTTTGCTGTGACAGGGCGATACGCTGCCTGTACGACGCAGGAGGCGATGAAGAGCTTTCTGCAGGGGTATCAGGGACTGGGCGGGCCGGACAACCCGTATTTCGGCGGCATGGGCACGGCGTATCTGTTTTTTCTGCTGACCTTTGGGCTGAATCTGCTGATTGTCAGTTTCGGAATTACCCGCGGCATTGAGCGGTTTTGCAAACTGGCTCTGCCGCTGCTGTTTGTCATCGCCATCGTGCTGGTGATTCGGGTGCTGCTGCTGGGGACGCCGGACCCGACCCATCCGGAACGTTCGGTGTATAACGGCTTTGGTTTCCTCTGGAATCCGGACTGGTCGGCCCTGCTGAAAGGGCGGGTCTGGCTGGCGGCGGCCGGACAAATCTTTTTTACGCTCAGCTGCGGCTTCGGCGTCATCCTCACCTACGCCAGTTATTTGCGCAAGCAGGATGATGTCGCTCTGTCCGGGCTGACGGCGGCGGCGGCCAATGAATTTGCGGAGGTAGTATTGGGCGGCAGTCTGGTGATTCCGGCGGCCTATGCCTTTTTAGGACCGGAGGGAATCCGAGAGGTTGCCCAGAAAACGTTTGACCTGGGCTTCGTGACAATGCCGCTGATTCTGCAAAAGATGACCTTTGGGCAGATTTTCGGCTTTCTTTGGTTTTTTCTGCTTTTCATTGCCGGCGTGACCAGCTCGATTTCTCTGGCGATGCCGGCGATTGCCTTTATGGAGGACGAGTTTAATCTGACGCGCCGGGAAGCGTGTTTGTTTTTTGGAATTGTGACGTTTGTGCTCTGCCAGCCGGTGATTTTCTTTTATGGAAACGGCGTGCTGGACGAGATGGATTTCTGGGGTGTAATGGTGGGGCTGGTGGTTTTCGCCACGGTTGAGGCCGTCCTGTTCGGCTGGGTTTTCGGAATGGAACGGGCGTGGACGGAGCTGCACTCGGGCTCCGACATTCGGATTCCGGGGGTATATCGGCTGATTATCAAATATGTGACCCCGCTGTTTTTGATGGCGATTTTGACTACCTGGTTTGTGCAGGAATGGGTGGATGTGTTTCTGATGAGAAATGTGGCGGAGTCCAACCGGCCGTTTGTCCTGATTACCCGACTGGGACTGCTGGGCCTGTTTGTCTTTTTATGTGTGATGGTGTGGGTGGTCTGGCGCCGTCGACAGGAGCAGTAA
- a CDS encoding amidohydrolase family protein: MIIDCHTHISCPEQEVDSERHRTVCREIDGCFVLAGCDVERKEANHHLSEYISGNPKAVGFAVVNPVEDEVSKRAIKDVTEDLGLRGVVLYCAEDRFHPAHTQAMELYELCQERGIPVFFHNCPPYSSEAVLDYARPWLLDEVARTFPGLKMIVGRMGMPFLEQTLCLLAKHENVFADLTVNPMKVWEVYNTVVSAYEAGVMDKLLFGSGFPYAQPGACIETLLGFNKLLSDSHLPAVPREKLRSIVERDSLSLLGLS; this comes from the coding sequence ATGATTATTGACTGCCATACACATATCAGTTGTCCGGAACAAGAGGTGGATTCGGAGCGTCACCGGACGGTCTGCCGGGAAATTGACGGCTGTTTTGTGCTGGCCGGCTGTGATGTGGAGCGGAAGGAAGCCAATCATCATCTTTCCGAATATATTTCGGGAAATCCCAAGGCGGTGGGGTTTGCTGTGGTCAATCCGGTGGAGGATGAGGTATCCAAAAGAGCCATCAAAGATGTTACGGAGGATTTGGGGCTGCGGGGGGTGGTGCTGTATTGTGCGGAAGACCGGTTTCATCCGGCACACACCCAGGCGATGGAACTTTATGAACTCTGTCAGGAGCGTGGGATTCCGGTTTTCTTTCATAATTGTCCTCCTTATTCGTCGGAAGCCGTTTTGGATTATGCCCGTCCCTGGCTGCTGGATGAAGTCGCCCGAACCTTTCCCGGCTTGAAGATGATTGTCGGTCGGATGGGAATGCCGTTTCTGGAGCAGACGCTCTGCCTTTTGGCCAAACATGAGAATGTATTTGCCGATTTAACCGTCAATCCGATGAAAGTCTGGGAGGTGTACAATACGGTGGTTTCGGCCTATGAGGCGGGGGTGATGGATAAACTTTTGTTCGGCAGCGGGTTTCCCTATGCCCAGCCGGGGGCGTGCATCGAGACGCTTTTGGGTTTTAACAAGCTGCTTTCAGATTCCCATCTGCCGGCGGTGCCGCGGGAGAAACTGAGGAGCATTGTGGAACGGGACAGTCTGTCCCTGCTGGGCTTGTCGTAA
- a CDS encoding zf-TFIIB domain-containing protein, translated as MDCAICRNPMITLELDNVETDYCLACRGIWLDSGELEQLLGDSKKAQEVLQSFQPAEHIQEHPRRCPICGKKMEKVLVGPESASVLLDRCGKGHGLWFDRGELEAVLQMGRFDSQKKIPSFLGKMFQKSETNSNPTPSSQ; from the coding sequence GTGGACTGCGCGATTTGCCGAAATCCGATGATTACCCTCGAGCTGGACAATGTCGAAACAGATTATTGTCTGGCCTGCCGCGGTATCTGGCTGGACAGCGGTGAGCTGGAACAGCTGCTGGGCGACTCGAAGAAAGCTCAGGAGGTTCTTCAATCTTTTCAGCCCGCAGAACATATCCAGGAACATCCGCGTCGTTGTCCGATTTGCGGAAAAAAGATGGAAAAAGTCCTCGTTGGCCCCGAATCTGCTTCTGTCCTGCTGGACCGCTGCGGAAAGGGGCACGGCCTCTGGTTTGACCGAGGGGAACTGGAAGCGGTCCTGCAAATGGGACGCTTTGACTCGCAGAAAAAAATTCCGTCTTTTCTGGGCAAAATGTTTCAAAAATCGGAAACAAATTCGAACCCGACTCCCTCTTCACAATAG
- a CDS encoding LemA family protein: MAAAGTILLFVVIGIPILLALWGIGIYNALVQLRNQVENAWSQIDVQLKRRHDLIPNLVETAKGYMKHERETFEKITEARSRAMGAKNVADAAKAESALSGALSQFLLVVENYPELKANQNFLSLQEALTSTENKIAFARQAYNDQVLFYNNKIQMFPSNLVAGMFGFAKRDFFEIEQPAQREVPKVSF, encoded by the coding sequence GTGGCGGCGGCTGGAACGATTCTGCTGTTTGTTGTAATCGGAATTCCGATTCTGCTGGCTCTGTGGGGAATCGGGATTTATAACGCTCTGGTCCAGCTGAGAAATCAGGTGGAGAACGCCTGGTCTCAGATTGACGTGCAGTTAAAGCGCCGTCACGACCTGATTCCGAATCTGGTCGAAACCGCCAAAGGATATATGAAACACGAGCGGGAGACCTTTGAAAAAATCACGGAGGCCCGCAGCCGAGCGATGGGGGCCAAAAATGTCGCCGACGCTGCCAAGGCCGAATCCGCCCTCAGCGGGGCTTTGAGCCAATTTCTCCTCGTGGTCGAAAACTATCCCGAATTGAAAGCCAACCAAAACTTCCTGTCCCTTCAGGAGGCCCTGACCAGCACGGAAAACAAAATCGCCTTCGCCCGCCAGGCGTACAACGATCAGGTGCTCTTCTACAACAACAAAATCCAGATGTTCCCCTCGAACCTCGTGGCGGGAATGTTCGGATTTGCCAAGCGCGACTTCTTTGAAATCGAACAGCCCGCACAGCGTGAAGTCCCGAAAGTCAGTTTTTAA
- a CDS encoding four helix bundle protein, with the protein MDNPHTVRTKSYSFAIGIIHLSTKLKQKHHVEISSQLLRSGTSIGANIEEASASGGRKDFFHRMTIASQEARETYYWLRLLKDTEIVSANEISFLLNEAEELIKMLTSIVKTGKTQTTQNS; encoded by the coding sequence ATGGACAACCCACATACAGTTCGGACAAAAAGCTATTCTTTTGCGATAGGGATTATCCATTTGAGCACAAAACTAAAACAAAAACATCACGTTGAAATCTCTTCCCAACTCCTTCGCTCTGGTACAAGCATCGGAGCCAACATAGAAGAGGCATCCGCAAGCGGCGGCCGCAAAGATTTTTTTCACAGAATGACAATCGCATCACAGGAAGCAAGAGAAACATACTATTGGCTTCGTCTGCTCAAAGATACGGAAATCGTTTCAGCAAATGAAATATCCTTTTTATTAAATGAAGCGGAAGAACTGATAAAAATGCTCACAAGCATTGTGAAAACAGGGAAAACTCAAACTACTCAAAACTCATAA
- a CDS encoding M48 family metallopeptidase has product MWEQIRINKRNSVLLLAGMGVFLLSLGFILGTALGGPDAGWVGMIVASAVWLILMLISLTNGDQILLASSRAVPVTPDVHPQLFNIVEEMTIAASLPKMPKIYIINDPAPNAFATGRSPETASVAVTAGLLARLNRDELQGVIAHEISHIVHRDILYVTLAGVMLGSIVLLSQVFLRGLYYSSIGGRRYSSGGRGRGGGAQAVFFILAIILSILAPLFAQLFYFALSRRREYLADAGAVRLTRYPEGLASALEKIANSSVSMQAANAVTAPMYIANPFRGRNAAHLFSTHPPIEERIRILRRMSQGVSYRDYEESYRAVTRRAGIIPPSAVKDESIPPRSPSVSPPQAPVPTDSARLNRQIGDLMRKVNGFVFLPCSCGITMKIPPNFPAPKAQCPRCGQIVAIRR; this is encoded by the coding sequence GTGTGGGAGCAGATTCGAATCAATAAAAGAAACTCGGTCCTGCTGCTGGCAGGGATGGGAGTCTTTCTGCTTTCGCTGGGCTTTATTCTCGGAACCGCTCTCGGGGGACCTGATGCCGGCTGGGTGGGTATGATAGTCGCCTCGGCAGTCTGGCTTATCCTGATGCTGATAAGTCTTACCAATGGAGACCAGATTCTGCTGGCCTCCAGCCGGGCTGTCCCCGTAACCCCGGACGTTCACCCGCAGCTGTTCAATATTGTTGAGGAAATGACCATCGCCGCCTCCCTGCCGAAAATGCCGAAGATTTATATCATTAATGACCCCGCCCCCAACGCCTTCGCCACAGGCCGAAGCCCAGAAACAGCCTCTGTAGCCGTCACGGCGGGTCTTCTGGCCCGCCTGAATCGGGATGAACTGCAGGGCGTCATCGCCCATGAAATCAGCCATATCGTCCACCGGGATATCCTCTACGTCACCCTGGCGGGGGTCATGCTCGGCAGCATCGTCCTGCTTAGTCAGGTTTTCCTGAGAGGGTTGTATTATTCCTCTATCGGCGGGCGAAGATATTCATCAGGAGGACGAGGCCGAGGGGGCGGAGCACAGGCCGTCTTTTTCATTTTAGCAATCATCCTATCCATTTTGGCTCCCCTTTTTGCCCAATTGTTCTATTTTGCCTTGTCCAGAAGGCGGGAATATCTCGCCGATGCCGGAGCCGTGCGTCTGACACGATACCCGGAAGGACTGGCCTCAGCCCTCGAAAAAATTGCCAACTCCTCCGTTTCGATGCAGGCCGCTAACGCCGTAACCGCCCCGATGTATATTGCCAATCCATTCCGGGGACGAAACGCCGCCCATCTGTTCAGCACTCATCCTCCCATCGAAGAACGCATTCGAATCCTGCGGCGGATGAGTCAAGGGGTTTCCTATCGAGATTATGAAGAATCCTACAGGGCAGTAACCCGACGTGCAGGCATTATCCCTCCCTCTGCCGTCAAAGACGAATCCATCCCGCCGAGAAGTCCTTCTGTTTCGCCCCCCCAAGCCCCGGTCCCCACGGATTCCGCACGACTAAACCGCCAAATCGGAGACTTAATGCGGAAAGTCAACGGTTTTGTTTTTCTCCCATGCTCCTGCGGCATTACGATGAAAATCCCGCCGAACTTTCCCGCTCCAAAGGCCCAATGTCCCCGGTGCGGGCAGATTGTCGCAATTCGGAGATAA